tccTCCACAAGAAAAGATTAAATCCCATAATTTCCAGCcataaaaaagggagaaaaaacaGCAAAATCCCAACAAAATAtagaaaaaataaagaaaaacaatctgtcattgacaaaataaaagtaaattactaaaaaaaaactaaaaaaaatacaATTAATTTACATTTTTATAGCCGTAATATGATAAATACCATCTAACGAACTTCCTCAACCCGGATTGCAAATCGGTAGTGGGCTTATACCCGAAATCTTTTCGGGCCGAAGATATATTAGCATGTGTAAACGGAACGTCACCGTTTCCTGGCATTTCCACCACATTTTTCTTAGCTTTCACCTTCAATAACTTCTCAAGTATACCGACAAGTGTCGGTACTGTTACCGACTGAGTGTTCCCCAAGTTGTATATTCTATACGGTGCTGGCCCACGCTTTTTACCGCCACTTCCGGTACTCTTTCCTGAGGTGTCTAATGCTCCTAGACAACCTTTAACAATGTCGTCGATGAAGGTGAAATCGCGTGCTAAATCGACTTTATTTTTACCTCTGTAGACGGTAATAGGTTTTCCTTGGAGAATATTTCGGGTGAACGAGAAGTAAGCCATGTCGGGTCGGCCCCACGGACCGTAAACGGTAAAGAAACGGAGACCGGTTATGGATAAGCCGTAGATGTGGTTGTAGGTATGGGTAATTTCTTCGCCGGCTTTTTTAGTTGCGGCGTAGAGAGATGCTGGACGGTCTGTCCTATCCAGTTCCGAGAACGGGCTCTTTTCATTGAGCCCGTACACGGAACTGGACGATGCCCAGACTATGCTGGGCTGAGGGTTTGCCGACTTGCATATTTCTAGCAAGTTGACAAGACCCGCTATGTTGCTGTGTACGTACGATTGAGGATTCTCAATCGCGTACCGCACACCGGCCTGCGCCGCGAGGTGCAGGACGTGTGTGAACGCAACCACGTCGAATAGTTTCGACAAGATCTTTTGATCGTTAATATCTCCCTCGACGATGAATATGTCGTGGGAGTTCAACAGATTCTTACGCGCCTTCTTTAAAGAAGGATCGTAATAGTTGTTGAAATTGTCGAGTCCCACGACCCCGTCGCCTCTCTTCTTTAGCGCCAGGGACACGTGGGACCCGACAAAGCCGGCTGCGCCGGTAACAAGTACGGACATCCCTCCAGGCCTACGGATCTGGGCGGAGTTCCGTACTTGTTTCTCCCACTGAATCCCACCCCACGAAGCGGTAATATACCGATTACCCGTCTCCAAGAAACTCTGGAAACTCAAATACGACGCCGTTAACGCAACCAAAAACAACGCCCATAAGAACATAGTACTCGTCGAAGCGAAACATCTATGCAATTGACGGTTCATGAAATACGCCCTTTGATCAACCTTAATCTTCCCTGGTGTAGATGGAAATAGTTCGTCCTCTAAATGAGGCATTATTTTGTGTTTAATTATTTCTGTAATTCAAATTAATTTGCAATTATTTTGGTTTAGCAGATGCAGAGGAAATctagaaaataaataaaatgaaaaaagTGATCTGCATCTGCTAAAAGAAAAGAGGGGATAATAACAAGGGAGGAGAATATATAGGGGTATATCACAAAGGAAACAATATAATACCGAGTAAATAAAAAAGGCAAagtacataataaaaatagaagtaTCCGTCTTCAATCTTAAAACGGACGGATCAAATACTATCACATGATGTTAATTGCCACAAAAAAATGACATTTTCTAGGTAACTTTCTATATGTGCTTTGATAGGTAACTTTTCTATGTGATTTGacaagtgggtactttgtgaggtaaaatggtatccgtcactcaagagtgacggatatgtgccgtcacaaacaagaatttgtggtgATTTGAATTTTGACATGTATTTGATCTGTATTAAGGTTTAATACGAATATATCTCCGTCTTAAATAAAAACGTGCGTAAAAATAAGGGTAAATAATGTGTGAACGCGTTAAAAGGGAGGGTAGATTGGATGtatgagattataaatattggcACGAAATTAGTAATATGGGCATTTGGTTCCATTTACTTTGTTTTCAGCTGGCTGGACTTGTCAGTTTTTTTGGTACATTTTGGAGTAAATGTTGTGTACCGTACCTTCATTTATTCATTTTTGTTTTCCATGAGCCTGAAAATTGTTTTTTTATCTTTTGGGAAGGGTAAAATTTCAGAGATTAGGGCTGTCCGTGATTAGAGGAAGGGTGATAATTGGGAAGAGTAAAATTGGGAATTGAAAAGCAATACTATATCATTGGTTGTAACTAAACCGGTTAGAAGATGTCTCGATCCAAAAATTGATTAAAAACCATTTAAAAAAGACGCAAAAATATATTTAAACAAGACACGAAAATACCTCCCTATTTTCAATCTGAACCCGAACAAATTGACCGTGGTCGCACTCGTCAGTGAACATTGTTGGTTAATGGTTAGTAGGCAGTGGTGGTAGTCGTCGTTGGTTCTTAATAGAGATGATGATCGCCAAAGCGTAATAGTCAAACTAGCTGTAACTAGACCTGACAAAAGTAACCCGACATGATTGACCCGATCCGAAAagactgacccgagacccgaagttaTCCGAGCTACTTCACCTGAATGTGtcccgaaaacccgaattgacccgacccgatccaAACATGACCCGAGCTTCCTTGACCCATAACTGACCCGACCCGGCCCGAAAATTACCCGATctgaaaccaccaaacccgaaaatgacccgacaaaatataattCTAATTGAATCGAAAATACTTAAAATGACTATTTATCTATTATTCATTAACTaggaaatgacccgacccgaaacaacccggACCGCTTGACCCCAAATAGACCCggccaacaaacccgaaatagtTCCGAAACCCAAAATGACTcgtcccgacccgaattaacctGAAATCAATGAAAGACCCGAACTACttgacccgaacccgactcgTTGATCCGTTTTGTTAGGTCTAGCTGTAACACTCTAAAAGAGTATGAGATTAAGTTGTTCCACATGGGCGAATTGAGTGGCTTATGAAATGTTTATAAGGGTTTTCACCCATCACTTAGTAATAAAACCTTATACTTTTGGGCTTATGTTTggacaaataatgggcccaaaAATACACATTTCATCTAATTAGGGTCGTGTTACGACGATGACGGATCGAGTTGTTATATTAGCTATAAAGTTTATCTTAATCACACCCGCGGCGAGGAgattatacactgttgtcgacggtggacaccccggtttacaccaaaaaaaatcaTATTAGCTATAAAGTTTATCTTAATCACTCAACCAAAAAAAGACTCGAAAATATGACATACCTAAATTCGCGCTACCGAGACGGTTATTTACTGTCCTATATTATTTTGAACTGTATCAGTTAATTGTTATCCCTTATACGAAGTATTTTAAGAATAAACAATAATTGACCGGGATAaaggaaatattattattatttttggatATTTGCTATGCATTCTTATATGTACTCGACCCGAGTTAAAAGCTTAAAACGGATAGCTTCGGATTACGGGGACTTACTGATAACTGATAAGTTGATCGAAGTATCGAACCTTGTTCACCACCAAAAATTCCAGGGTTACAAACTCTACTAAAAACAAAGCTATTAACCTTTGTCCCTTGTTAAACTTGAATCCATGGCGGTTGCAGCACCAGGGCAACTCAACGTGGATGAATACACATCTTGGGGTTCTAGAAACGTTGATTGTTTCCACAAATTAGAACAAATTGGTGAAGGCACTTATGGGTATTTCTCCCACTTCTCAattcttttttattttgatttctgGGTTGtgatttgaattgggtttttaTGGATTGATTGTGGGTTTTAAGATATTTGATTGATAATTATTTATTGTTAGATGATGTTGCTGTTTCTTCAATTTGCCAATTTTGATTGAGTTATTGTTTTCCTTCCTCCTGTTTATTAGTTTAATTTGCAGTAAAAGCAAATTGGTGAAGTAGTTTTTATGGGATTTGTATTTTGGGGTAAAAAGTTTATACCTTGGTAGTATGGAATTGATTAACAATTGGGGCTTTTTGTTGTTATTACTCCTTGATTATATTGCTTGATTTGATTAATGTTTTCCTTTCTATATGTTGCAAAAAAAATGTCCACTTTGCATTCCTTGTGTTTCAATGCACCATAATCTGGTATGTATTCGGATGTATAGAAGTTTGTGGTGGACAAGAACTTTCAGATTGAGTTTGTGGTGGACATTATTCGTCCGAAACCCGCTGTAGCAATGAAGTTCCTGAATCAAGGCCAATACTATGTAGGAGTATTAAGATACTTACTTGATTTCTTCGAGTTTGTGCTGGCTGTTCCATGGATTTGGAGGGGGATTGACAAGGGTTTATGATGCTATTGTTTTTGGATAAATGGATTATGGAGTTGCATTGGTTTTTGCTATGATTGTGGGATGTGCCATGGTTTTGTTGATCTGAAGGGTATTCGTTCAGCATTTTTAGAAAGATTTCATGTCCCTTAAACTTGTATCTTAGTTTGGATGTCTTTGGTTAGGTTTCTTGGCCTCAACTAAATGTAGATTTATCATTTATCAGTAAGGTTTTTGGAGGTCTAATGCAGGTTTTGTACGATTGAATTCGCTAGAGCTGACTTAATGCTTAGAAAGGGTTGAATTTTAAGATTGGGCTTGGTAGAATCGTAGAATCTCAAATTTTTATTTGGGTGAAATTTAGTGATTGCTAGCACACGCACACACATTATGATGATGTGCCTATCCCCTGTGTTGCTCAGACTCGTTTAGAAGTATCCAACACGGGTACGTGTCCAAGTGTCGGACTCGGCCATTTTATtgaaaaatatgcatattttggcTTAAAATGAGGTGTCGAAGTGTCATACCCTTGCCGAGTGTCGAGTGTCGGACACGGGTACGTGGGGGAATCAGAAGAGTCGAAGTAACATAGCCTATCCCTAAAGAAATGTCCTTATTCGCCCGACTTTTTCTAACTGCAGGCAAGTCTACATGGCTAAAGAAATTGATACCGGCGAAATTGTTGCTTTGAAAAAAATAAGAATGGACAATGAAAAGGAAGGGGTATGTATTTATTGACAAAGCTAAATCTATCTGCTGTCAAAATTAATAATGTTCTGAAACATTGTTGAGAAATTATCATATCATACTGAGATAATTATTGTTAACTACTATAGTTTCCAATAACTGCTATACGAGAAATCAAAATCTTGAAGAAGCTGCATCACGAAAATGTCGTCAATCTAAAGGAGATTGTAACTTCACCAGGTTATTTTCTATTTGACTTGCACTGCCTGTTCAGTTATTTTTCTGTAAATTTTAATCAGAAAAGTTCCATACGTATCTACCTTGCTCATTTCATTAACTTTGTGCTCCTTTTCAGGACCTGAGAAGGATGAACGAGGAAGGCCAGGCAAGTTACTGTGTCTTTTGTTCATTCTATATTTTATCAATTCCCCTTCCTCTTGAAGCGTTATTCAGTATGGTCTAATCTCAGTGTACTTGTTGCAGATGCAAATTGTAAATTTAAGGGTGGTATCTACATGGTTTTTGAGTACATGGATCATGATTTGACTGGCCTTTCGAGTCGCGATAAGATGTTCTCAATTCCTCAAATCAAGGTATTTGACAAGTATATGGATCTTATATGAGTATTGACCACCACTCGATTCCTAAGCAATTGCATCTCTTGTATGCTTCAGTGTTATATGAGACAGCTTCTAACTGGACTTCATTACTGTCATGTAAATCAAGTTCTCCATCGTGACATTAAAGGTCAGAATACAACATATTTTCCTTAGTTTTTGGTTGGATTACGAATTTGGAATTAACAGTGTATTATGTCAGGTTCTAATCTTCTTATAGACAATGAGGGGATGCTAAAGCTTGCAGATTTTGGGCTTGCTCGTTCCTTTTCAAATGAGCACAATGGGAATCTCACCAACCGTGTCATCACCCTTTGGTATAGGTGAGCAACTGATTTGATTTTATGGGTAAAATTATGCTCCAGTATTTATATATTTCTATTCTGTTTTTATCTTTCCAATTTTTTCCCAACCCGGAGTGGATCAACTTCGAGTTACATTCCTATATCCCAATGTCTAATGTATGAATATCGAATCAGGCCACCAGAACTGCTGCTTGGAAGCACAAGGTATGGTCCCGCTGTTGATATGTGGTCAGTCGGCTGTATCTTTGCAGAGCTGCTTGATGGAAAACCAGTATTCCCTGGGAAGGATGAGgtaatatcttttttttttatttaaatggGAGGTTCAAGTTTCTCTTGTCATTGATGTGTGACAGCAAAATGTGAAGGTTTCACAATGTTGGATGATTTCCATAAGTTGATCTTTGTATCATGAAAAAATCATAAATGAAATAATCTATTTGTGAAATCATCACTCGCAACCAAGAATCTACATGTTTCTGCAATAGTGACTACTGATGATCGAATGTTCTGTTGTGGATAAGGGTCTCATGGTGTGTCAGAACTCTCAAATGTCAGAACTCAAGGTTTCTTATTCTTAAATCAGTGCATGTTTGATCTAAGTTTGAACTATTCATGTTAATTGTTGGTTTTTTTGAAGGACTACTATTCTTAGGCTAATTATTATTCTAAAGCCTCACTATTCTTCGGCTTTGGaatatgatggaataaagcaaactGACTAACTAAACTCGTGTGTTTCTTGTATCATGGCATAGCCGTGTCGTTGCATTTTACGACAATTTTCAGCAAGGGTCATCCTGAAACAAACTCTTTCTTTTAACAAATGTATAAGCCTGTACTTACATCTGATATCCCTTGCATGGCGGGAGCGATTGAGGCActgtaattttgttgttattgctgCTGTGGTTGTACTATTAAAGAATAACTATAATGGCCCAGGATAAGATCTTGTTCCTATTTTGTTAGGTCTTCATTGTAAGGGACTGTGGCCCGTTATCACACTTCTACATAGAATTAAGTAGCCAAATGTTTGTTTGTGTGCTATGGGGAAGTCAACGTGTCTTGCTGCAGTTCACGTTGCTCTATGCCTCTATATGTAATGCCTACTATGCCATGTCAAGTATAGGCTGCCTTCCATTTTGAGAGCTCTGGTTACTTCTACTGAGTACTGTGATAAACTCATTTTGGCCTGCATGATGCTGGGTTTTATGACTTTATCTATATGTGCTTTGCGGTATTGTAGCCGGAGCAAATAAATAGGATCTTTGAGCTTTGTGGAGCTCCAGATGAGGCTAACTGGCCTGGGATTGCAAAACTTCCTTGGTATACCAATTTCAAACCTAATCGACCTATGAAGAGACGCGTCCGAGAGTATTTTAGACAGTAAGTTCACGGAATCTAACGATACCTAGGTAGCAAGAAATGTTTTGTCAAATGAATTATTTCTTCACATTTGTTTTTTCATGTTCTTTTTGGGTGATAGCTTTGATCGCCATGCACTGGACTTACTGGAGAAAATGCTGACACTTGACCCAGCTCAGGTAATAAATCCCAGTTGCCTGTTTTAACTCTCGGGctgctttattttattttatttttttaagaaTCGAGAGTAGTTTCTTATTTGTAGTTGCTCTTGGTAGTGGTATCAAATCTTTGTAATCTTGATCATGGCTTGGTCACCGCAGTATGATTTCGGTCATTGTGACTGTGAAATAGATGCAGGCTAAAAACCGCTGAATAAGTCACAGTAACCTATAAAACCTGTACAAGCGGTGATTATATACCATGTAATTTTGATTGATCTACCTAAAAAAAAGAACAGTACAAATTGGTCATTACTCAGTAGCCAGAAATTAGATGTTGTTTGCAATGCTTGACTTGACGATGTGCCGATGTTAGATTACCAATTTTACCTCCTTTACTCACTCCCAACTCCTTACAGAGGATTACTGCCAAAGATGCACTTGATGCCGAGTACTTTTGGACTGATCCGTTGCCTTGTGATCCTAAGAGGTATTTTTCGATTTCACGGTTATCATTTTTAGAATGTAAACATGATTTCTTACAAGGTAATTTGAGTTTCTAAGTAAAGCCAGTTTTTTCACTAACCAGTTTACCCAAGTACGAAGCGTCACATGAATTCCAAACAAAGAAAAAACGCCAACATCAGAAACAACAGGAAGAAGACGCAAAACGTCAGAAATTACAGCATCCACCCCATCAACCTCGTCAACCTGTTCAGCAATCGGGTCAAGCACATGGTCAGGCACGTCCAGGGCCGAGCAGACCCGTTCACAACTCACAGCAATCAGGCCCAGCTGGTCCTGGCTCTCATTACGGAAATCCTCGAGGATCTTCTGGAGGCCCGAATAGATATCCTCAGAGTGGAAACCCTGGTGGTGGATATAGCCATCCGAACCGTGCAGCTCAAGGTGGGAGTGGCGGCTATGGGAATGCTGCTTACTCGCAACAAAGGCGTGGTGAACCATATGGTTCGAGTGGGTTAGCTGGTCCTGGTCCTGGTCCTAGAGGCGGTGGAAGTGGAACAAGTGGGTATGGTAGAGGTGCACCAAACCATCAGCAAGGTGGTCCTTATGGAGGTGCTGGTCCGGGTGGGGGCCGTGGGAACCGGAATCAACAATATGGTTGGCAGCGGTAACGTTCCAAACCTTGCTGGAGGTATAATGAGGAATTTTCTTGGATTTAACATGTACGAATGTACCTGATTGTGTCATTATATGTGATGACCTTTACTTTATGGTCTCAAAATTTAAGCTAAAAGTTCATTTTATTTACTGTAATATGAGTATTTATGAAATTTTCGCTAGTAGAGTTGTCGGATATGTGACAAACTGAGGTGGTAATCTCCATTATAATGTAAGGGCCGAGCTTTACCATTTAGATCCCACTGATATTGCCGCGATTTAATAACGTGATATGTGCTCAATATATTGTAATGCACTAATGTTTTGTGGCTCATTTGACCCCATCTGTATAATTTCTTACGAGTTTTCAAGCAATATATATTTTTCGCCTAAACTAAAATGGCTCATAAAGTCCACGTCAACAAAGCCACGTGTGATTGTAAAAAGCCACGTCAGATTAACGCTATGCCACATTTGCTTTGCAAATGACACGTATGCAATAAAATTGCCAGCACATAAACTTTTATCAATTGGACATGCTCTATCCTCAACTTTCAATTCATATGCCATTTCTTATCGACTGTCCTTCCAACTCCATCCATATTTATTGATTTTACGGTTAATCCACCCTTCCATTTGCTTTTTAGTTAATGCAATTTAAAATTAAGATCAATTTTGTAACGTATGAGTTATATGTATTGGTACTATACTACTATGGTAGTGTAAATTCTATATAAATACGAATGGAGTTAAATTTCATCCCACATTAAACCTACATTGATTTTAAGTATTTAAAGGTATCATCTCTACACCTATTCACTCTTTGATTGTAATAATTTCATTTCGTCAATGTGATTTTCTATTTTCTTCAATTTAGACTTGAATAAAGTCCATGTAATCATATTTTAGCAATAGATTTagtttcctattttttttttgaagtcaTGGTTCTTCCTTGATTGCTTAATGTAAGTAAAAATCTCATACGTTTTGAGGAAAATATCTTGATGTTCATTTAGTCTATAATTTGTCAAAATGTTGGAGCAATCATCCGATTTCTATTCTTTTTCATGGAGGTCGATATAGTACGAGACTCCATATACATGTTTCTCATTCTTCGTTGGAATTACTACTATGCAATTGATCGAAGGTTACATATACGGCTTCCATGTTCCAAAGGTATTAATGAATGGCCAGAATCATTAAGTCATTTCTAAAAATTGAGGGCAAGATGATTCCGTTTGACTTATCACTTTGTATTTGCTTAAGTTTCTGTTGATTTCAAGATAAACGATGTGTAATAATATGTTTCGTGGTTATAAAAGCAGCAAAAAGATTACACGAAATCATGCACAAGAAAAATACTTTCTATAGGAGTAAAATGAAATATTATAAAGGCTTAGATGTAAGGAGGACGGTCCTCCGGAAGGACATAGGAATAATAAGGGTATAAAGTCTTGCAAGAGACAGTCTATTAGTTAAGTTATTAAGAGACGAATTTCTCCATACTTCTTTATGTTTttttcaaaatcaaaagaaatcatttTTAAAGCGTAGAGATAAACATAGGGTCTTTCTAAAATGTGCCCAATAGGCACATAATAAGAGTTATCTAAATTTAAATTAATGGTCCTAATTAATCTATTCTCTCCTAGAATACCTATGTTGATTCCATTTAAATCATACAAAACCTTATTTTCGATAGGAGTAAATTTTACCGTGGCAAATTTGTTGGCTCTACTTTTAACCCTCCAAATTTTTAACATTAGAAAACAGTAACTTAATTAATTTCGGATCCCCCATTATTGCTACCTTTAGCCGTGAGCTTAAATATAGGTTTATGATGCAAGAGAACGAAGACATGTGACAAGTAAGCATTTGTGTGATCTTAAATAGGTGAAATAACCATACACGAATTATATTTTTCTAATAAAAAGGTACGCTATATTTTGGATTTGTTAGTAACGACTATGTAAAACTCCATTTATTTTGCTGAACTTGACCATTTATGAAGGTTGCTGTCATAGTGCCACTACTTATTGTTAAACTATGTTGACATtttacattttacatttttacccattaaaaatGACAATGAAGGTTCACATAATGTCTTTAGTTAGATATTCTTAAGATATATTTAGCTTGATTTAGTAGTGGTGGTAACAACAACAAAGCTTATTTAATTTGTTCATTCAAAGTGATGAGAAACATTAAGCCAAGCACTTGGATTATACTCCAATTTCCATAATAGTATTTGTCACAAAGTAACagtaagcttaagacggatagtgtcgTCTTAAGAGATACTTACTGTTTTCCCGAAACACCTTATTCTGAGTTCTGACAATAGACAATACGAAGGAAGTGAATAGACCCGAACTAATCGAAAAGCATctcgtgcattgcacgggtcTCAAAACTAGTTTTTCACTTAAAAACAGCTTTAATTTCTACTAGGTTTTGAACCCGTGCCCCCACGGGCGATCTTCAAAATTGCATtataaatatatattataattgtAATTGTCATAATATGTATATAAAAAACCTCATTTATGTGCCTTTAATCGAGTATAAACAAATAATTATTTGTATATCCAATATCATGTAATAACCATCATACCCTAAAAGCATACACGATGTGCATCACGCTCATTTTTTTGCTCTTTGTATTTTTGCCAAAAGCAAAACTGCTTTACTCGACTTCGTTCTCCCTCTATTATTCAATTACGTAGTCAACTTTTCCTTCTAAATTATTAAATTATTAACCTTTATAATTCACATTCTTTAGCC
This sequence is a window from Silene latifolia isolate original U9 population chromosome 8, ASM4854445v1, whole genome shotgun sequence. Protein-coding genes within it:
- the LOC141597194 gene encoding cyclin-dependent kinase C-1-like, encoding MAVAAPGQLNVDEYTSWGSRNVDCFHKLEQIGEGTYGQVYMAKEIDTGEIVALKKIRMDNEKEGFPITAIREIKILKKLHHENVVNLKEIVTSPGPEKDERGRPDANCKFKGGIYMVFEYMDHDLTGLSSRDKMFSIPQIKCYMRQLLTGLHYCHVNQVLHRDIKGSNLLIDNEGMLKLADFGLARSFSNEHNGNLTNRVITLWYRPPELLLGSTRYGPAVDMWSVGCIFAELLDGKPVFPGKDEPEQINRIFELCGAPDEANWPGIAKLPWYTNFKPNRPMKRRVREYFRHFDRHALDLLEKMLTLDPAQRITAKDALDAEYFWTDPLPCDPKSLPKYEASHEFQTKKKRQHQKQQEEDAKRQKLQHPPHQPRQPVQQSGQAHGQARPGPSRPVHNSQQSGPAGPGSHYGNPRGSSGGPNRYPQSGNPGGGYSHPNRAAQGGSGGYGNAAYSQQRRGEPYGSSGLAGPGPGPRGGGSGTSGYGRGAPNHQQGGPYGGAGPGGGRGNRNQQYGWQR
- the LOC141597193 gene encoding UDP-glucuronate 4-epimerase 1, translated to MPHLEDELFPSTPGKIKVDQRAYFMNRQLHRCFASTSTMFLWALFLVALTASYLSFQSFLETGNRYITASWGGIQWEKQVRNSAQIRRPGGMSVLVTGAAGFVGSHVSLALKKRGDGVVGLDNFNNYYDPSLKKARKNLLNSHDIFIVEGDINDQKILSKLFDVVAFTHVLHLAAQAGVRYAIENPQSYVHSNIAGLVNLLEICKSANPQPSIVWASSSSVYGLNEKSPFSELDRTDRPASLYAATKKAGEEITHTYNHIYGLSITGLRFFTVYGPWGRPDMAYFSFTRNILQGKPITVYRGKNKVDLARDFTFIDDIVKGCLGALDTSGKSTGSGGKKRGPAPYRIYNLGNTQSVTVPTLVGILEKLLKVKAKKNVVEMPGNGDVPFTHANISSARKDFGYKPTTDLQSGLRKFVRWYLSYYGYKNVN